In a genomic window of Nothobranchius furzeri strain GRZ-AD chromosome 14, NfurGRZ-RIMD1, whole genome shotgun sequence:
- the LOC139061495 gene encoding zinc finger protein OZF-like isoform X1, translated as MDTDFHQMVKEEAPEDQSPGVDQQDPEQFHMKEEQEEVWTSLEGEQLHLKEETISVRFPFTPVSIKGEDDEDKPLLSQLLYQQQIEDRDVSTSSSADQTTAETGRGAESSRNPVLNPNEQISDSSETEVSEDDMNLNIELLDSGPESGDGDNDCNESRFCESDVKTVKKPFSCPGCGKEFLHEWSLQRHVRVTSHSAIKSSECLVTKKNVRVKQLVDSCRKVQTEPKSISCDISEKIFSHNNNLNTHMRVYTEQKPFACELCGKIFTRRSKLNRHMRVHTGEKPFACELCGKSFDERTHLNTHMRVHTGEKPFACELCKQRFKHKSTLNCHMRVHTGNKPFACEICGKRFTRRTILNSHMRVHTGQKPFMCELCEQRFSFKATLNRHIKVHTGQKPFVCELCEKRFGFKAALNRHMKVHTGQKPFACELCEQRFRHKSTLNSHMRVYQGHNTCI; from the coding sequence ctcctgaagaccaGAGtcctggtgtggaccagcaggatcCAGAACAGTTCCACATGAAAGAAGAACAGGAGGAAGTCTGGACAAGTCTGGAAGGAGAGCAGCTCCATTTGAAGGAAGAGACCATTTCTGTCAGGTTTCCATTCACACCAGTTTCTATAAaaggtgaggatgatgaagacaaACCTCTGCTCTCACAGCTTCtttatcagcagcaaatagaagacagagacgtttcaaccagcagctcagctgaccagacaacagcagaaacTGGTAGAGGAGCAGAATctagcaggaacccagttctgaaccctAATGAACAgatatctgattcttcagagactgaagttagtgaagATGATATGAATCTAAACATTGAGTTGTTAGACTCTGGGCCTGAAAGTGGAGATGGAGACAATGACTGCAATGAGAGCAGGTTTTGTGAGTCAGATGTTAAGACTGTCAAGAAACCCTTTAGCTGCCCTGGGTGTGGTAAAGAGTTTCTCCACgagtggtctctccagagacatGTGAGAGTGACGAGTCATTCAGCAATAAAATCTTCAGAATGTCTGGTTACTAAGAAAAATGTTAGAGTAAAGCAACTTGTGGACTCATGCAGGAAAGTCCAGACAGAGCCAAAATCAATCAGTTGTGACATTTCTGAAAAAATATTTAgtcataataataatttaaacactcacatgagagtctaCACTGAACAGAAACCATttgcttgtgaactctgtggaaaaaTTTTTACTCGAAGGTCAaaattaaacagacacatgagagtccacacaggcgaGAAGCCTTTtgcgtgtgaactctgtggaaaaagctttgatgaaaggacacatttaaacactcacatgagagtccacacaggagagaagccctttgcgTGTGAACTCTGTAAACAAAGATTTAAGCATAAATCAACATTAAactgtcacatgagagtccatacaggcAATAAACCTTTTGCATGTGAGATATGTGGAAAACGTTTTACTCGAAGGACaattttaaacagtcacatgagagtccacacgggACAGAAACCCTTTATGTGTGAACTCTGTGAGCAAAGATTTAGTTTTAAGGCAACATTAAACAGACACAttaaagtccacacaggacagaaaccatttgTGTGTGAACTCTGTGAGAAAAGATTTGGTTTTAAGGCAGCATTGAAcagacacatgaaagtccacacaggacagaaaccatttgcgtgtgaactctgtgaacaaagatttaggcATAAATCTACATTAAACAGCCACATGAGAGTGTACCAAGGACACAACACATGTatttaa